The proteins below come from a single Mangifera indica cultivar Alphonso chromosome 16, CATAS_Mindica_2.1, whole genome shotgun sequence genomic window:
- the LOC123199337 gene encoding uncharacterized protein LOC123199337, whose protein sequence is MAGRLGRRVVHFANLPIKLLMPTTPNLTSISEIAIKTIPSANKIEIKRVLESLYGFEVEKVRTLNMEGKKKKRGGLLIAKPDYKKAYITLKNPLSLSRDLFPVGAILDEKERMSKEKKLSFVEEGKPQHWLEGEARSEEKKKKKKKGKGLVDDVAAVKFPWSSMRSR, encoded by the exons ATGGCAGGTAGACTAGGAAGAAGGGTGGTTCACTTCGCGAATCTTCCCATCAAACTCTTAATGCCCACCACCCCAAACCTAACAAGCATCTCAGAAATCGCGATCAAAACCATCCCATCGGCTAACAAGATCGAAATCAAACGGGTCCTCGAGTCGCTCTACGGCTTTGAAGTCGAGAAGGTCCGCACACTCAACATGGAGGGCAAGAAGAAGAAGCGGGGCGGCTTGTTGATCGCGAAACCCGACTACAAGAAGGCTTATATTACTCTAAAGAATCCCCTGTCATTGTCGCGAGATTTGTTTCCGGTTGGGGCTATTTTAGATGAAAAGGAGCGGATGAGTAAAGAGAAGAAGTTGAGTTTTGTTGAGGAAGGGAAGCCACAGCATTGGCTCGAGGGAGAGGCGAGAagtgaagagaagaagaagaagaagaagaaagggaagGGGTTGGTTGATGACGTGGCGGCTGTGAAGTTTCCCTGGAGTAGCATGAGGTCGAG GTGA
- the LOC123199499 gene encoding ras-related protein RABH1e-like: protein MERIESESCFFFSLQINQSEQIFRSQFQETIIMATVSPLAKYKLVFLGDQSVGKTSIITRFMYDKFDTTYQATIGIDFLSKTMYLEDRTVRLQLWDTAGQERFRSLIPSYIRDSSVAVIVYDVANRQSFLNTSRWIEEVRTERGGDVIIVLVGNKTDLVDKRQVSIEEGDGKARESGVMFIETSAKAGFNIKPLFRKIAAALPGMETLSSTKQEDMVDVNLKPTVSSSQSDNQGGGCAC from the exons ATGGAACGGATTGAATCTGAAAgctgcttcttcttctctcttcaaaTCAATCAATCTGAACAAATTTTCAGATCTCAATTTCAAGAAACAATAATCATGGCAACAGTCTCACCTCTAGCCAAGTACAAGTTGGTTTTCTTGGGAGATCAATCCGTCGGAAAAACCAGCATCATCACCCGCTTCATGTACGATAAATTCGACACCACTTACCAg GCTACAATTGGGATTGATTTCTTATCCAAAACAATGTACCTTGAAGATCGGACGGTCCGTTTGCAACTTTG GGATACGGCTGGGCAAGAGAGATTTAGGAGTCTGATTCCGAGCTATATCAGAGATTCTTCTGTTGCAGTAATAGTCTATGATGTGGCTA aTAGACAATCATTCTTGAACACTTCTAGGTGGATTGAGGAGGTTCGAACAGAGCGAGGTGGTGATGTTATTATCGTCCTTGTAGGGAACAAAACCGATCTTGTTGATAAAAG GCAAGTGTCCATAGAGGAAGGAGATGGCAAGGCTCGCGAGTCCGGGGTCATGTTTATAGAAACAAGTGCAAAAGCAGGATTCAATATCAAG CCTCTCTTTCGCAAGATAGCGGCTGCATTGCCAGGAATGGAGACTCTTTCTTCCACAAAACAAGAAGACATGGTGGATGTGAACCTAAAGCCTACTGTGAGTTCATCGCAGTCAGATAACCAAGGAGGAGGTTGTGCTTGTTAA
- the LOC123199498 gene encoding uncharacterized protein LOC123199498 isoform X1 — translation MMLHYHKEKLYFPGIMDANSNLPVSCSCFQLLKPSLDEANHHCSLGVLPILIEEASFPVREKCPFHSSHVQDVYDISVLPEEDNTSPECTSQLAFLSFVEVPFPSKNQMCLDDQLDYHNYIDLPMKSADAYPSCIVDINIDKENLEPLKSNDEIVSSIKSEGMINHMQKVLQRQSSLNIDKSLTERIHDAPINRWRRYRRAASFDSRKVVLLFSVLSSLGTLILIYLTLRVRQNSDGFSQV, via the exons ATGATGTTACACTATCATAAG GAAAAACTATACTTCCCTGGCATAATGGATGCAAATAGCAATCTACCTGTCAGCTGTTCATGCTTCCAGTTGCTTAAGCCAAGTTTAGATGAGGCCAATCATCACTGTTCTCTGG GTGTTTTGCCTATTCTAATTGAGGAAGCTTCATTTCCTGTAAGGGAAAAGTGCCCCTTTCACAGTTCACAT GTTCAAGATGTGTATGACATTTCAGTGTTGCCCGAGGAAGACAACACCAGTCCAGAATGCACATCACAGTTAGCTTTTTTGAGCTTTGTTGAAGTTCCTTTTCCATCTAAAAATCAGATGTGCCTGGATGACCAACTGGATTATCATAACTACATTGATCTACCGATGAAAAGTGCTGATGCTTATCCATCTTGTATTGTGGATATTAACATTGATAAGGAAAATTTGGAACCACTTAAATCCAATGATGAAATTGTCAGCAGTATAAAAAGTGAGGGCATGATAAAT CATATGCAAAAGGTGTTGCAGAGGCAATCAAGCTTAAATATAG ATAAATCACTGACTGAGAGGATTCACGATGCGCCAATTAATAGATGGAGGAGATATAGACGTGCTGCCTCATTTGACTCAAGAAAAGTTGTCCTCCTATTCTCTGTGTT GTCAAGCTTGGGGACCTTGATATTGATATATCTGACCCTGAGGGTACGACAGAACAGCGACGGTTTTAGCCAGGTCTAA
- the LOC123199498 gene encoding uncharacterized protein LOC123199498 isoform X2, translating to MDANSNLPVSCSCFQLLKPSLDEANHHCSLGVLPILIEEASFPVREKCPFHSSHVQDVYDISVLPEEDNTSPECTSQLAFLSFVEVPFPSKNQMCLDDQLDYHNYIDLPMKSADAYPSCIVDINIDKENLEPLKSNDEIVSSIKSEGMINHMQKVLQRQSSLNIDKSLTERIHDAPINRWRRYRRAASFDSRKVVLLFSVLSSLGTLILIYLTLRVRQNSDGFSQV from the exons ATGGATGCAAATAGCAATCTACCTGTCAGCTGTTCATGCTTCCAGTTGCTTAAGCCAAGTTTAGATGAGGCCAATCATCACTGTTCTCTGG GTGTTTTGCCTATTCTAATTGAGGAAGCTTCATTTCCTGTAAGGGAAAAGTGCCCCTTTCACAGTTCACAT GTTCAAGATGTGTATGACATTTCAGTGTTGCCCGAGGAAGACAACACCAGTCCAGAATGCACATCACAGTTAGCTTTTTTGAGCTTTGTTGAAGTTCCTTTTCCATCTAAAAATCAGATGTGCCTGGATGACCAACTGGATTATCATAACTACATTGATCTACCGATGAAAAGTGCTGATGCTTATCCATCTTGTATTGTGGATATTAACATTGATAAGGAAAATTTGGAACCACTTAAATCCAATGATGAAATTGTCAGCAGTATAAAAAGTGAGGGCATGATAAAT CATATGCAAAAGGTGTTGCAGAGGCAATCAAGCTTAAATATAG ATAAATCACTGACTGAGAGGATTCACGATGCGCCAATTAATAGATGGAGGAGATATAGACGTGCTGCCTCATTTGACTCAAGAAAAGTTGTCCTCCTATTCTCTGTGTT GTCAAGCTTGGGGACCTTGATATTGATATATCTGACCCTGAGGGTACGACAGAACAGCGACGGTTTTAGCCAGGTCTAA
- the LOC123198628 gene encoding UDP-N-acetylglucosamine transporter ROCK1-like: MRSAAIKGTAPPVSSSKMSSRVLLFSILLALQYGSQPLISKRCVRREVIVTTSVLTCELAKVICALFLMAKEGTLRKLFNNWTLVGSLTASGLPAAIYALQNSLLQISYKNLDSLTFSMLNQTKIFFTAFFTYIILRQRQSMQQIGALFLLIMAAVLLSIGEGSSKGSSTDDPHQILFYGIVPVLVASVLSGLASSLCQWASQVKKHSSYLMTIEMSIVGSLCLLASTSKSPDGEAIRQHGFFYGWTPLTLIPVILNALGGILVGLVTTHAGGVRKGFVIVSALLVTALLQFIFEGKPPSLYCLIAFPLIVTSISIYQKYPYKAKKKEA; the protein is encoded by the exons ATGCGGTCGGCGGCGATTAAAGGAACGGCTCCACCTGTGAGCTCGTCGAAAATGAGCTCAAGGGTTTTGCTCTTCTCCATTCTTCTTGCTCTGCAATACGGCTCTCAGCCTCTGATCTCCAAACGTTGCGTAAG GCGAGAAGTCATTGTGACTACATCTGTCTTAACATGTGAGTTAGCAAAG GTTATATGTGCCTTATTTCTCATGGCAAAAGAAGGTACTTTGAGGAAACTATTCAACAATTGGACTTTGGTTGGCTCATTAACTGCATCAGGACTTCCTGCTGCTATTTATGCCCTGCAAAATAGCTTGCTGCAGATTTCCTACAAGAATCTTGATTCACTGACCTTCTCCATGCTGAATCagacaaaaatattctttactgctttctttacatatataatattgag GCAGAGGCAATCAATGCAACAAATTGGGGCCCTGTTTCTGTTGATCATGGCAGCTGTTCTTCTTAGTATTGGTGAAGGCTCCAGCAAAGGTTCTAGTACTGATGACCCTCACCAAATTTTATTCTATGGGATTGTTCCTGTCTTGGTTGCATCTGTTCTCTCCGGTCTGGCTTCTTCTTTGTGTCAATGGGCTTCTCAG GTTAAGAAGCACTCGTCTTACTTAATGACTATTGAAATGTCTATTGTTGGTAGTCTGTGCTTGTTAGCTAGCACCTCTAAATCTCCAGATGGAGAAGCTATAAGACAACACGGATTTTTTTATGGGTGGACTCCACTGACTTTG ATCCCTGTTATATTAAATGCTCTTGGTGGAATTCTAGTTGGCCTAGTTACAACCCATGCTGGTGGCGTTAGAAAA GGGTTTGTCATTGTCTCTGCACTCCTTGTAACGGCGTTGCTGCAATTCATTTTTGAAGGGAAACCACCTTCACTGTATTGTCTCATAGCTTTTCCCCTCATAGTTACTAGCATTTCAATCTACCAGAAGTATCCATACAAAGCCAAAAAGAAGGAAGCCTAA
- the LOC123199336 gene encoding BTB/POZ domain-containing protein DOT3 isoform X2 translates to MNSSSSVAQLHSPWSDSDGPDQAYEQSMVIPNRFITIADSIDKKEHSWFATSQIPTDLLIQVQDVTFNVHKYPLVSKCGYIGRLELQPSISNFGYELKLENFPGGPEIFKIILKFCYGLPINFSPENIAPLRCAAEFLDMSEEYEDGNLISKTESFLTLVILSSWKETITVLKSCETLSPWAENLQIVRRCCDSIAWKASRENSTNRDIINEEGWWFDDVATLRIHHFTRIITTIKAKGEKPEVIVKCIMHYAKKSLPGMEVELEGLRAYGHGKNELQFRILNAGKEEGGVGHKEQRIIIESLVSVLPPQQEAVSCKFFLQILKMAMVYSASPALIAELEKRVGMMLEEANVNDLLIPNYKNEDQGKPVNSPEQHTMHNIDVVQRIVEYFLMHEQQQQQMQQKFGKTNVLAESLPGNARTCHDGLYRAIDTYLKSHPSLPEHERKRLCKIMNCEKLSLDACTHAAQNDRLPLRTVVQVLFSEQVKMRTAMQGKDPAPGGENSEQDENQSPTSAEIKNLKVELENVKTRMAELQSDYSELQQEYEKLSNKQKIITVWSSGWRKIKNSFHSKIDADETGDQQQGPNSTSVQTSSRRRQSMA, encoded by the exons ATGAATTCCTCCTCTTCGGTGGCTCAATTGCACAGCCCCTGGAGTGATTCAGATGGCCCTGATCAAGCTTATGAACAAAGTATGGTAATTCCAAACAGATTCATCACAATAGCCGATAGCATCGACAAAAAAGAACATTCCTG GTTTGCCACTTCTCAAATCCCAACAGATCTATTAATTCAAGTTCAAGATGTCACCTTCAATGTTCACAAG TATCCTTTGGTGTCAAAATGTGGGTACATAGGCCGACTGGAACTTCAGCCTTCAATATCGAATTTTGGGTATGAACTTAAGCTTGAGAACTTTCCAGGAGGGCCAGAAATTTTCAAGATCATTCTGAAATTTTGTTATGGTCTCCCAATAAACTTCAGCCCTGAAAACATTGCTCCTCTAAGATGTGCAGCAGAATTTCTAGATATGAGTGAAGAATATGAAGATGGAAATCTAATCTCCAAAACAGAATCATTCCTAACATTGGTGATCCTTTCTTCATGGAAAGAAACCATTACTGTTCTCAAATCATGCGAAACTTTATCTCCGTGGGCTGAAAACCTTCAAATTGTCAGAAGATGCTGTGATTCAATTGCCTGGAAGGCTTCTAgagaaaattcaacaaacaGAGACATCATTAATGAAGAGGGATGGTGGTTTGATGATGTCGCTACCCTTCGGATTCATCATTTCACAAGGATTATAACAACAATAAAGGCAAAAGGTGAAAAACCAGAGGTAATTGTAAAATGCATCATGCATTATGCCAAGAAATCATTGCCAGGCATGGAAGTAGAGTTAGAAGGACTAAGGGCATACGGGCATGGAAAGAATGAGCTGCAGTTCAGAATTTTGAATGCAGGAAAGGAGGAAGGTGGGGTTGGACACAAAGAGCAAAGAATAATTATTGAAAGCTTAGTGAGTGTGCTTCCTCCTCAGCAAGAAGCTGTTTCTTGCAAGTTCTTCTTGCAGATACTGAAGATGGCAATGGTGTATTCTGCATCACCAGCTTTAATTGCAGAGCTTGAGAAGAGAGTAGGAATGATGTTAGAAGAAGCCAACGTCAATGATCTTTTGATTCCTAATTATAAGAATGAAGATCAAGGGAAACCAGTCAA TTCACCTGAACAACACACAATGCACAACATCGATGTGGTGCAAAGGATTGTGGAATACTTCTTGATGCATGAACAACAGCAGCAGCAAATGCAacaaaaatttggtaaaactaAT GTACTGGCTGAATCCTTACCAGGCAATGCTCGAACATGTCATGATGGTCTGTACAGAGCCATAGATACCTACCTAAAG TCTCATCCTTCACTACCTGAACATGAACGAAAAAGGCTGTGCAAAATAATGAACTGTGAGAAACTGTCGCTTGATGCATGCACACATGCTGCACAGAACGATCGATTGCCTCTAAGAACTGTTGTCCAG GTGCTATTTTCAGAGCAAGTGAAAATGAGGACAGCAATGCAAGGGAAGGATCCAGCACCAGGAGGTGAAAATTCTGAACAAGATGAAAACCAGTCACCTACAAGTGCAGAGATAAAGAACCTTAAAGTTGAACTTGAGAATGTAAAGACGAGAATGGCAGAGCTACAAAGTGACTATTCTGAGCTGCAACAAGAGTACGAGAAGCTAAGCAACAAACAGAAGATCATAACAGTATGGAGTTCAGGTTGGAGGAAGATCAAGAACTCATTCCATTCAAAAATTGATGCAGATGAAACTGGTGACCAACAACAAGGACCCAACTCAACCAGTGTCCAAACCAGCAGCAGAAGAAGGCAGTCTATGGcctaa
- the LOC123199336 gene encoding BTB/POZ domain-containing protein DOT3 isoform X1, with translation MNSSSSVAQLHSPWSDSDGPDQAYEQSMVIPNRFITIADSIDKKEHSWFATSQIPTDLLIQVQDVTFNVHKYPLVSKCGYIGRLELQPSISNFGYELKLENFPGGPEIFKIILKFCYGLPINFSPENIAPLRCAAEFLDMSEEYEDGNLISKTESFLTLVILSSWKETITVLKSCETLSPWAENLQIVRRCCDSIAWKASRENSTNRDIINEEGWWFDDVATLRIHHFTRIITTIKAKGEKPEVIVKCIMHYAKKSLPGMEVELEGLRAYGHGKNELQFRILNAGKEEGGVGHKEQRIIIESLVSVLPPQQEAVSCKFFLQILKMAMVYSASPALIAELEKRVGMMLEEANVNDLLIPNYKNEDQGKPVNSPEQHTMHNIDVVQRIVEYFLMHEQQQQQMQQKFGKTNVSKLLDNYLAEIARDPNLSITKFQVLAESLPGNARTCHDGLYRAIDTYLKSHPSLPEHERKRLCKIMNCEKLSLDACTHAAQNDRLPLRTVVQVLFSEQVKMRTAMQGKDPAPGGENSEQDENQSPTSAEIKNLKVELENVKTRMAELQSDYSELQQEYEKLSNKQKIITVWSSGWRKIKNSFHSKIDADETGDQQQGPNSTSVQTSSRRRQSMA, from the exons ATGAATTCCTCCTCTTCGGTGGCTCAATTGCACAGCCCCTGGAGTGATTCAGATGGCCCTGATCAAGCTTATGAACAAAGTATGGTAATTCCAAACAGATTCATCACAATAGCCGATAGCATCGACAAAAAAGAACATTCCTG GTTTGCCACTTCTCAAATCCCAACAGATCTATTAATTCAAGTTCAAGATGTCACCTTCAATGTTCACAAG TATCCTTTGGTGTCAAAATGTGGGTACATAGGCCGACTGGAACTTCAGCCTTCAATATCGAATTTTGGGTATGAACTTAAGCTTGAGAACTTTCCAGGAGGGCCAGAAATTTTCAAGATCATTCTGAAATTTTGTTATGGTCTCCCAATAAACTTCAGCCCTGAAAACATTGCTCCTCTAAGATGTGCAGCAGAATTTCTAGATATGAGTGAAGAATATGAAGATGGAAATCTAATCTCCAAAACAGAATCATTCCTAACATTGGTGATCCTTTCTTCATGGAAAGAAACCATTACTGTTCTCAAATCATGCGAAACTTTATCTCCGTGGGCTGAAAACCTTCAAATTGTCAGAAGATGCTGTGATTCAATTGCCTGGAAGGCTTCTAgagaaaattcaacaaacaGAGACATCATTAATGAAGAGGGATGGTGGTTTGATGATGTCGCTACCCTTCGGATTCATCATTTCACAAGGATTATAACAACAATAAAGGCAAAAGGTGAAAAACCAGAGGTAATTGTAAAATGCATCATGCATTATGCCAAGAAATCATTGCCAGGCATGGAAGTAGAGTTAGAAGGACTAAGGGCATACGGGCATGGAAAGAATGAGCTGCAGTTCAGAATTTTGAATGCAGGAAAGGAGGAAGGTGGGGTTGGACACAAAGAGCAAAGAATAATTATTGAAAGCTTAGTGAGTGTGCTTCCTCCTCAGCAAGAAGCTGTTTCTTGCAAGTTCTTCTTGCAGATACTGAAGATGGCAATGGTGTATTCTGCATCACCAGCTTTAATTGCAGAGCTTGAGAAGAGAGTAGGAATGATGTTAGAAGAAGCCAACGTCAATGATCTTTTGATTCCTAATTATAAGAATGAAGATCAAGGGAAACCAGTCAA TTCACCTGAACAACACACAATGCACAACATCGATGTGGTGCAAAGGATTGTGGAATACTTCTTGATGCATGAACAACAGCAGCAGCAAATGCAacaaaaatttggtaaaactaATGTGAGTAAGCTCTTAGACAATTACCTTGCTGAGATTGCCAGGGACCCAAACCTTTCCATCACCAAGTTTCAGGTACTGGCTGAATCCTTACCAGGCAATGCTCGAACATGTCATGATGGTCTGTACAGAGCCATAGATACCTACCTAAAG TCTCATCCTTCACTACCTGAACATGAACGAAAAAGGCTGTGCAAAATAATGAACTGTGAGAAACTGTCGCTTGATGCATGCACACATGCTGCACAGAACGATCGATTGCCTCTAAGAACTGTTGTCCAG GTGCTATTTTCAGAGCAAGTGAAAATGAGGACAGCAATGCAAGGGAAGGATCCAGCACCAGGAGGTGAAAATTCTGAACAAGATGAAAACCAGTCACCTACAAGTGCAGAGATAAAGAACCTTAAAGTTGAACTTGAGAATGTAAAGACGAGAATGGCAGAGCTACAAAGTGACTATTCTGAGCTGCAACAAGAGTACGAGAAGCTAAGCAACAAACAGAAGATCATAACAGTATGGAGTTCAGGTTGGAGGAAGATCAAGAACTCATTCCATTCAAAAATTGATGCAGATGAAACTGGTGACCAACAACAAGGACCCAACTCAACCAGTGTCCAAACCAGCAGCAGAAGAAGGCAGTCTATGGcctaa
- the LOC123199175 gene encoding probable mitochondrial adenine nucleotide transporter BTL3, which produces MNGQDRSLSFGSLIKGQTFSDQTVPFFYGGLFLDDQRVPASFVSLIFKNGDCDGSGFGLSKTVRLVKRRQGGGGFLSVSLSVKGSEGGYVGESSESWGQNGNGECKSAEAEVHEKKKEKELGAFNTTKHLLAGAVAAAVSRTFVAPLERLKLEYIVRGEQKNLFDLIKTIAVTQGLRGFWKGNFINILRTAPFKAINFYAYDTYRSHLLKLTRNEETTNFERFVAGAASGITATLLCLPLDTIRTVIVAPGGEALGGLIGAFRHMIQTEGFFSLYKGLVPSIASMAPSGAVFYGVYDILKSAYLHSPEGKKRLEYMKQEGQELNALEQLELGPIRTLLYGAIAGACAEAATYPFEVVRRQLQMQVRATKLSVLATCVKVVEQGGVPALYAGLIPSLLQVLPSAAISYFVYEFMKIVLKVESA; this is translated from the exons ATGAACGGTCAAGATCGGTCTTTGAGCTTCGGTTCTTTGATCAAAGGTCAAACTTTTTCTGATCAAActgttccttttttttatggGGGCTTGTTCCTTGATGATCAAAGGGTTCCCGCTTCGTTTGTTTCGTTGATATTTAAGAATGGTGATTGTGATGGTTCGGGTTTTGGGTTAAGTAAAACGGTGCGTTTAGTGAAGAGAAGGCAAGGGGGAGGTGGATTTTTGTCGGTGAGTTTATCGGTGAAGGGAAGTGAAGGTGGGTATGTTGGGGAATCAAGTGAAAGTTGGGGGCAAAATGGGAACGGGGAATGTAAAAGTGCAGAGGCGGAGGTGCacgagaagaagaaggagaaggagtTAGGTGCTTTCAATACTACTAAGCATTTGTTGGCTGGAGCTGTTGCTGCTGCTGTCTCAAG AACTTTTGTTGCCCCTCTTGAGAGACTGAAGTTGGAATACATAGTTCGTGGTGAGCAGAAGAACCTTTTTGACCTTATAAAAACAATTGCTGTTACTCAAGGGCTCAGAGGTTTTTGGAAAggaaatttcattaatattcttCGTACTGCTCCATTTAAGGCTATCAACTTTTATGCTTATGATACATACAGAAGTCATCTGTTGAAATTGACCAGGAATGAAGAAACCACAAATTTTGAGCGGTTTGTTGCTGGTGCTGCATCTGGAATCACTGCTACCTTGCTCTGCTTACCATTGGACACC ATAAGAACAGTGATTGTGGCACCTGGTGGGGAAGCTTTGGGTGGTCTAATTGGTGCTTTCCGCCACATGATCCAAACCGAAGgattcttttctctttataagGGTTTGGTGCCCTCAATTGCAAGCATGGCACCTTCAGGTGCAGTTTTCTAtggtgtttatgatattttgaagTCAGCTTATCTCCATTCACCAGAAGGGAAGAAAAGACTTGAGTATATGAAACAGGAAGGTCAGGAGCTGAATGCATTGGAACAGCTGGAGTTGGGTCCAATCCGAACATTGCTTTATGGGGCAATTGCTGGTGCATGTGCTGAAGCTGCTACATATCCCTTTGAAGTTGTGAGAAGACAACTTCAAATGCAAGTCCGTGCAACAAAGTTAAGTGTATTGGCAACTTGTGTCAAGGTAGTTGAGCAAGGTGGTGTTCCTGCACTATACGCAGGATTAATTCCTAGCTTATTACAA GTTCTACCATCCGCTGCCATAAGTTACTTTGTATACGAGTTTATGAAGATTGTTCTCAAAGTAGAATCTGCATAG